The Pseudonocardia broussonetiae DNA segment GCAACGAGGTCGTCGAGACCGGCATCGGCGGCTCCATCCCGTTCATCGCCGAGTTCGCGCGCACCTTCCCCGGCGCGGCCGTGCTCGTCACCGGCGTCGGCGACCCGGCCAGCCGCTGGCACGGCATCGACGAGAGCCTCGACCTCGGGATGTTCGGCCGCGGGGTGCTCGCCGAGGCCCTGCTGCTGGCCGACGTCGCCGGCAGCGGTCCGGGCGCGATCGCGGTCGACGGCTGACCGCAGGGCGGTCCACTCTGGTCGGGTGATCCACGCACGCGGGCTCGCCCGCAGCTTCAGGACCCGCCGCGGCACGGTGGACGCCGTGTCCGGCGTCGACATCGACGTGTCCCCGGGCGAGCTCGTCGGCTTCCTCGGCCCCAACGGCGCCGGGAAGTCCACCACCCTGCGGATGCTCACGACGCTCATCGACCCCACGGCGGGCACGGCCACGGTGGCGGGCCACGACCTGCTCACCGAGCCGGTGGCGGTGCGCCGCAAGATCGGCTACGTCGGCCAGAACGGCGGGGCGGGGCCCGACTGCCGCGTCGGCGAGGAGCTGGTCCTGCAGGGCCGCCTCTACGGGCTGTCGGCCGCCGACGCCGCCCGGCGCGCCGCCGAGCTGATCCACGACCTCGACCTCACCGGCCTCGACACCCGCGTCGTCTCCACGCTGTCGGGCGGGCAGCGCCGGCGCCTCGACATCGCGATGGGCCTGATGCACCTGCCCACGCTGCTGTTCCTCGACGAGCCCTCCACCGGCCTCGACCCGCAGAGCCGCGCCAACCTGTGGGGCCACATCCGCGGCCTGCACGCCGAGCACGGCACCACGCTGTTCCTCACCACGCACTACCTCGACGAGGCCGACGCGCTCTGCGACCGGATCCTCGTCATCGACCAGGGCCGGATCGTCGCCGAGGGCACCCCGGACGCGCTCAAGCGCCGCGTCTCCGGCGACCTCGTCCTCGTCGGCACCACCGACCCGGCCCGCACCGCACAGCTCGTGGAGCGCCTGGGCACCGAGCTGACCGTCGACGGCCCGTCGGTGCGGTTCCGCGTCGACGACGGCGCGGCGGTGCTGCCCGGCCTGCTGCGCGAGCTCGACGCCGCCGGCATCACGATGACCTCTGCCGAGGTGCGGCGCCCCAGCCTCGACGACGTCTTCCTCACCCTCACCGGACGGTCCCTGCGCGAGGACGCGCCGGCCGCTCCCGAGCCCGTGGAGGCCCGGCCGTGACCGTCGCCACCGAGACCTGGCTGATCTTCCAGCGCTCCCTGCGCCAGTCGCTGCGCAACCCGTTCTGGGTCGTCATCGGGATCGTGCAGCCGTTCCTCTACCTCGCGCTGTTCGGCCCGCTGCTCATCCCGATCGTGCAGAGCACCCCCGGCTTCCCGCCCGGCGACGCCTGGCAGGTGCTGGTGCCGGCGCTGCTCATCCAGCTCGGCCTGTTCGGCGGGCTGTTCGTCGGCTTCTCGATCCTCACCGAGTTCAAGGCCGGGGTCGTCGAGCGGATGCAGGTGACGCCGGTCAGCCGCGTCGCGCTGCTGCTGGGCCGGGCGCTCAAGGAGACCGCCGTCCTGCTCGCCCAGGGCGTCCTGCTGACGGTGCTCGCGATCCCGTTCGGCCTGCGCGCGCCGCTCGGCGGCGTGGTCGTGGGCCTCGTGCTGGTGGCGGTGCTCGGCTTCGCGGCGTCGTCGGCTTCCTACGCGCTGGCGCTGCGGGTCAAGAGCGAGGAGGCGTTCGTCCCCATCGTGCAGTCGGTGTTCCTGCCGCTGCTGCTGCTCTCGGGGATCCTGCTGCCGATGTCGATCGCCCCGGCGTGGCTGTTCGCGCTGTCGCGGGTCAACCCGTTCGTCTACGTCGTCGACGCCACCCGGGCGGTGTTCGTCGGGGACCTGTTCTCGGCCACCGCGCTCGTCGGGATCGCCGTGGCGCTCGTGCTCGCCGCCGTGTCGCTGCTCTGGGGGGTCCGCACGTTCCAGCGGGAGAGCGCCTGATCCTCGCCGGAGGGCAGACTGGGCGGGTGCGGATCGGACTGCTCGGCGCCGTGGAGGCGTGGCCGGACGCGCCCGGCACCGCCGTCCCGCTGCCCGGCCTGCGCGTGCGCGGCCTGCTGGCGCGCCTCGCGCTCGACGCCGGGCGGCCCGTCGGCACGGCCGCGCTGGTCGACGACCTGTGGGGCGAGCAGCCCCCGGACGCGGCGGGCAACGCGCTGCAGGCGCTCGTCTCCCGGCTGCGGCGGGCCGTCGGCGCCGACCTGGTCGGCACCGAGCCGGGCGGCTACCGGCTCCGGATCGCCCCGGACGCCGTCGACGCCCTGCGGTTCGACGCGCTCGCCGCCGACCCCGCCCGCCTCACCGAGGCCCTGGCCCTGTGGCGCGGTCCGGCGCTGGCCGACGTCCGCGACCTCCCCTTCGCGGCCGCCGCGGCCGACCGCCTCGACGAGCGCCGCGCCGCGGCCGTCGAGCGGCGGGCCGCGCTCGCGCTGGGGTCCGGCGGGCCGGCCGACCTCGACGCCCTGACCGCGCAGCTCGCGGCCGCCCCGCTGCGCGAGACCACCGCCGCGCTGCTCGCCCGCGCCCTGCACGCCACGGGCCGCCAGGCCGACGCGCTCGCGGTGGTCGACCGCACCGCCGCCCGCCTCGCCGACGAGCTGGGCATCGACCCCGGCGCCGAGCTGGCGGCGGCGCGCATGGAGGTGCTCCGGCAGGCCCCGGCCCGGCCGCGCGCCGCGCCCCCGGCGGGTGCGCCGGTGAGCAGCTTCGTCGGCCGCGACGACGACGTGCGGCGCGTCCGGACCCTGCTCGGCACCCACCGGCTCGTCACGCTCACCGGCCCCGGCGGCGCGGGCAAGACGCGGCTGTCGCGCGAGGCCGTCGACGGCGAGCCGCACGTGCGGGTCGCCGAGCTCGCCCCGCTCACCGGCCCGGAGCAGCTCCCGGCCACGCTGCTGGCCGCCGTCGGCGGTCCGGAGCTGCAGCTGCGTGCCTCCGACGAGGCCGCCGCGGCGGTCCCCGACCGGCTCGTGGCGGCGCTGACCGGCCGCGACACCCTGCTCGTCCTCGACAACTGCGAGCACCTGGTGCACGCCGCCGCCGCGCTCGTCGACCTGCTCCTGCCGCGCTGCCCCGCTCTGCGGGTGCTCGCCACCAGCCGCGAGCCGCTCGGCGTGCCGGGCGAGGTGCTGCACCCCGTCGACGCGCTCCGCGGCGCCGACGCCGTGCGGCTGTTCGTCGACCGCGCGGCCGCCGTCCGCCCCGGCTTCGCCCTCACCCCGCAGGTCGAGCCGGTCGTCGCCGAGATCTGCCGGCGCCTGGACGGGCAGCCCCTGCCGATCGAGCTGGCCGCCGCCCGGATCCGCACCCTGAGCCCGGCCGAGATCGCCGAGCGCCTCGCCGACCGGTTCCGGCTGCTCACCACCGGCCCCCGCACCGCGCAGCCGCGGCACCAGACGCTGCGCGCCGTCGTCGACTGGAGCTGGGACCTGCTCGCCGAGCCGGAGCGGGCCGTGGCCCGGCGGCTCGGCGCGTTCGCGGGCGGGGCCACGGCCGCGACGGCCGAGCGGGTGTGCAGCGGCCCGGACGTGCCCGACGTGTTCGACGCCCTCGCCTCGCTCGTCGACAAGTCGCTGGTCGTCGCCGTCCCCCAGGCCGAGGGGCCCACCCGCTACCGGATGCTGGAGACGATCCGCGTCTACGCCGTCGAGCGGCTCGACGAGGCCGGCGAGCGCGAGCGGGCGGAGGCGGCGCACCTCGCCGTCGTGCTGGAGCTCGTCGAGGAGGCCGAGCCCCGGCTGCGCGGGCCCGGGCAGCTCGACCGCCTGGCCCGGCTGCGCGCGGAGGCCGAGGAGATCGACGTCGCGCTGCGCCGCACGGTCGCCGCGGGCGACTCCGCGGCCGCGCACCGCCTCGCCGCCGCGATGGGCTGGTCCTGGATGATCCGCGGGCTGCTCGAGGAGGCCCGCCGCTGGTTCGAGGCCGTGCACGTCCTCGACGGGCCGGCGCCGGCCGCGGCCCGCGCGCTGGTCACCGGCTACCTCGGCATCTCCTGCGTCGGCGGGGTCGAGAGCGAGCGGGGCACCGCGCTCCTCGCCGACGCGATCGCGATCGTCGACACCCTGCCGGAGCCGCGGCACCCGCTCCTGGACCTGCTCGGCCCCGGCACCGACGTCTTCTCCGGCCGCGGCGACGACGCGATCCGCCGCCTGTCCCACGAGGCGACCGATCCGTGGCTGCGGGCGTTCGCCCTGCAGGTGCGGGCCGTCGCGGCGGAGAACGACGGCCGCATCGACGACCAGCGCCGCCTGCTGCGCGCCGCCCGCGCGCTGCACGCCTCCACCGGCGACCGGTTCGGGCTGGGCATGGCGGTGCACTCGCTCGGCGAGCTGGAGGAGGTGGCCGGTGACCCCGTGGCGGCCGCCGCCGCCTACGACGAGGCCATCGTGCTGGCCGAGGAGCTCGGCAACGACGACCGCATCGACTTCCTGAGCCGCCGGGCCGTGCTGCACGCGAGCCAGGGCGACCGCGCCGCCGCCTGCGCCACCCTGCGGCGGGCGGAGGACGCCTCCGACGGGTCGGCACCGTCGCGGTGGACGATCGCCGTGTCCCGCGCCGGGATCGAGCGGCTCACCGGTGACGTCGACGCGGCCCGCGCGGCCGTCGCCGTCGCCTCGGCCGGGCTGCGGCAGCTGGAGGACGAGGCCGGCCTGGCGGTCGCGCAGCGCAAGGCGTGGGTCGGCGCGCTGCGCGCCGAGATCGAGCTGACGGCCGGCGACCCGGACGCCGCACAGGGGCCGCTCGCCGACGCCGTCGCCGCGGCGCTGGAGGCACGGGACGGGCCGGTGAGCGGGATGGTCGCGGAGGTGGCGGCCCGGCTGCTGCTCGCCCACGGCGACGCCGAGGGCGCCGCGCTGCTGCTCGGCGTCGCGCACACGCAGCGCGGCGCGCTCGACCTCGGCAGTGCCGACGTCCTCGCCTCGCTCGCGCAGGTCGACGACGTGCTCGGCCCCGCCGCGGCGCAGGAGGCGCAGCGGCGGGGCCGGGAGCTGCCGCGCGACGACGGGCTGGCCGAGCTGGAGCGGGCCGTCGCGGCGGTGGGCGGGACCTACGTGCGGCGGCGGTAGAGCGCCACCGCGAGCGGGGCGAAGACCGCCACGACCACGGCGGAGGTCACCAGCGTCGCCGTCGCCGGGCCGAGCACCGGGCCGCCGCCCAGCAGTCCCCGCACCGCGTCGGCCGCCTTCGAGACCGGGTTGACCTCGACGAACCCGCGCAGCCAGGACGGCATGGTGTCGGCGGGCACGAAGACGCTGGAGCCGAACGTGATCGGCAGCATGATCAGCGCGCCGAGGCCCTGCACCGAGCGGGGATCCCTGACGACCATCGCCAGCGCGGTGAACACCCAGCACAGCGCGAACGCGAGCGCCATCACCAGGCCCATCGCGGCGACGAACGCCAGCGGGCCGGCGTCCGAGCGGAACCCGAGCAGCGCCCCGAACGCGAGCATGACCAGGCCGGAGGTGACGTAGCGGGCGAGGTCGGCGCCGATCGCGCCGAGCAGCGGTGCGCTGCGGGAGATCGGCAGGCTGCGGAAGCGGTCGAAGATGCCGGTCTTGAGGTCGTCGGCCAGGCCGACGCCGGTGCCCGCCGACGCGAACACGACCGTCTGCACGAGCACGCCCGGGAGCGCGAACTGCAGGTAGGTGGCCGGGTCGCCGGCGATCGCGCCGCCGAAGACGTAGACGAACAGCAGCAGGAAGACCACCGGCTGCAGGGTGACGTCGAGCAGCGCCTCGGGCGAGTGGACGGTCTTGACGATGCCGCGCCAGGCGAGCGTGGCGCCGTGCCGGAGCGTGGACGATCCCCGACGGGTGGGGACGACCGTGGTGGGCGCGGCGGGTTCGAGGGTGGTGGTCATGCTGGTGGTGGTCATGCGGCGGCCTCCTCGGCGGCGCGGCCGGTCAGGGTGAGGAACACGTCGTCGAGGCTGGGCAGGCGCAGCCCCAGCTCGGCGACGGCGATGCCGGCGCGGTCCAGGTCGGCGCCGGCGCGGTGGAGCAGGTCGGGGCGGTCGGCGGCGACGGTGATCTCCCCGGTCGCGTCGGCCGCGGGGACGTGGCCCGGCGCCAGGTCGGCCACGACGGCGAGCGCCGCGGGCAGGTCGGCGCGGTGCAGCGGGCGCACGTGCAGCCGCTGCCCGCCGACGTCGGACTTCAGGCTGGCCGGGGTGCCCGCGGCGATGACCGACCCGCGGTCGAGGACCACCAGGTCGTCGGCGAGCTGGTCGGCCTCCTCCAGGTACTGGGTCGTGAGCAGCACGGTGACGCCGTCGGCGGCGAGCGCGCGGACCGTGTCCCACACCTCCGCGCGGTGGCGCGGATCGAGCCCGGTGGTCGGTTCGTCGAGGAACAGGACGTCGGGGCGCCCGATCAGGCTGATCGCGAGGTCGAGGCGGCGGCGCATGCCCCCGGAGTAGGTGCGGACGCGCCGGCCGCCCGCGTCGGCGAGCCCGAAGCGGTCGAGCAGGTCGGTGGCGCGGCGTCGGGCGTCGGCGCGGGAGAGGTCGAGCAGGCGCGCGACCAGCACGATGTTGTCGCGGCCGGTCAGGGCCTCGTCGACGGCGGCGTACTGGCCGGTGAGCCCGATGCGGGAGCGCACGGCGTCCGCGTCGGCGACGACGTCGTGGCCGAGCACCGACGCGCTGCCGCCGTCGGGGCGCAGCAGGGTGGCGAGGATGCGGACGGTCGTGGTCTTGCCGGAGCCGTTGGGGCCGAGCAGGCCCAGCACGGACCCGGCACGGGCGGTGAGGTCGACGCCGGCCAGTGCGGTCGTGTCGCCGTAGGTCTTGACCAGTCCCCGCACGTCGATGACGGGGTCGTGGGTGGCGGATTCCATGACCCGAGGGTGCGCCCGCGCCCTGACACCGGGCTGATCCGGCGCTGACAGCGGCCCTGACACGGGCGCCGGCACCGGGAGAGGGAGAGGGGTACCGACCCGCCGCCGTCGAACGGCGGGCCGGCGCCTCGGTGTGCGTGCTCCCCAGCAGGGGTCCCCCGACCCCCCTCGCACGACCACCACGCTAGGCGGTGGTGATCACGCGCGCCTCGGTCGAAAGTCTGATCCCGGGGGGCCGTCAGCCCTCGGCGAGCTCCGCCGCCTCGAGCCAGGCCTGCTCGACGCCCTCGATCTCGGCGTCGACGTCCTTGAGCTCCGCGTTCAGCGTCTGGAGCCGGTCGGGGTCGGTGGCCGCCTCGGCCAGTGCGGCGTGCAGCTTCTCCTGCTTCTGCGTCAGCGCCGTCATCCGGCGCTCGATCCGCTGCAGCTCCTTGCGGGCCGCGCGCTGGTCGGCGGCGCTGGACGCCGGGCGCGGGGCCGCGGCGGCGGAGGGGCCGGCGGTGAGCCCGTTGACCTGGTCGCCGGACCGGGCGCGGCGCGCCAGGTACTCCTCGATGCCGCCGGGCAGGTGCGTGATCTTCCCGTCGCCGAACAGCGCGACGACCGTGTCGCAGGCGCGTTCGAGCAGGTACCGGTCGTGGCTGACGACGACGAGCGTGCCCGGCCAGCCGTCGAGGAGGTCCTCGAGGCGGGACAGGGTGTCGACGTCGAGGTCGTTGGTGGGCTCGTCGAGCAGCAGGACGTTGGGCTCGGCCATCAGCAGCCGGGTGAGCTGCAGGCGGCGGCGCTCGCCGCCCGACAGGTCCCCGACCGGCGTCCACTGCCGCGACGCCGGGAACCCGAGCCGCTCCAGCACCGACGACGCCGTGAGCTCCAGCTTGCCCAGCCGCACGTACTTCGCCACCTGCTCGGTGGCCTCCAGCACGCGCATGTCCTTCGGCAGGTCCACCAGCTCCTGGCTCAGCTCCGCGAGCTGCACCGTGGTGCCGGTGACGAGCCGGCCGCCGTCGAGCGGGCGCTCGCCGGTGAGGCTGCGCAGCAGCGTCGTCTTGCCGGAGCCGTTGACGCCCACGATCCCGATGCGGTCGCCCGGGCCCAGGCGCCAGGTGACGCGGTCGAGCAGCGTGCGCCCGGCCACGACCGCCGTGGCGTCCTCGAGCTCCAGCACCGTCCTCCCGAGCCGGTTGGTGGCGAAGCCGAGCAGCTCGACGGTGTTGCGCGGCGGCGGCACGTCGGCGATCAGGGCCTCGGCGGCCTCGATCCGGTACCGCGGCTTCGACGTCCGCGCGGGCGGGCCGCGCCGCAGCCACGCCAGCTCCTTGCGGGCCAGGTTCTGCCGCTTGGCCTCGGCGGAGTCGGCCTGGCGGGTGCGCTCGGCCCGGGCGAAGATCCAGTCGGCGTAGCCGCCGAGGTAGCTCTCCACGCGCCCGTTCGCGACCTCCCAGGTGCGGGTGCAGACCGCGTCGAGGAACCAGCGGTCGTGCGTGACGACCAGGACGGCGCAGCGCCGCGAGATCAGGTGCCCGGCCAGCCAGGTGATGCCCTCGACGTCGAGGTGGTTGGTGGGCTCGTCGAGGACGACGAGGTCGGGGTCGCCGACGAGCGCCGCGGCCAGGGCGACGCGGCGCTTCTCGCCGCCCGACAGGCCGTCGGTGGTGCGGTCGAGGTCGCCGATGCCCAGGCCGTCGAGGACGTCGCGGACCTTCGCGTCGGCGGCCCACTCGTGGTCGGCGGCGCCCTCCCAGGCGGCGAGCACGACGTCGCGGACGCGGGCGCCCTTGGGCAGCGCGTCGCCCTGCACGAGGTGGGCGAGGTTGAGGTCGCCGAGGCGGCTGACGCGGCCGCCGTCGGGGGCGCGGACGCCGGTGACGATGTCGAGCAGCGTGGTCTTGCCGCCGCCGTTGAGGCCGACGACGCCGACGCGCTCACCGCGCTCGACGCCGAGCGAGACGGCGTCGAGCAGCACCCGCGACGCGTCGCCGGGGACGTGGGCGGTGACGGCCTCGAGGTTGACGAGGTTCTGCTGACGGGGCGGCATCAGGCACGCACCGACGGCCAGCTCGTGGGCGGGGCGGGTTCCTCGACGACGCGCGCGCCGGGCACCGGCCCGTGGGCCACGCGCACCGTGCGGCAGACGCCGAGCCCGGCCAGCTCCGCGGCGGCCTCCATCGCGGCCTCGGCGCTCGTGCACAGGAACGCGCAGGTGGGCCCGGAGCCGGACACGATCCCGGCCAGCGCCCCGGCGTCGACGCCCGCGCGCAGCGTGCGCCGCAGCTCCGGCACCATGCTGACGGCCGCGGCCTGCAGGTCGTTGCCCAGCGACAGCGCGAGCTGCCGGGGGTCGCCGCCCGCGATGGCCTCCAGCACCGGCTCCACCGGACGGTCGACGGGCTCGGCGTCGCCGCGCAGGCGGTCGAGCTCGCCGAACACCCGGGGCGTCGACAGCCCGCCCCGGTGCAGCGCGATCACCCAGTGCAGCGGGTGCCGCGACAGGACCGGCACGATCCGCTCGCCGCGTCCGGTGCCCAGCGCGGTGCCGCCGTAGAGGGCGAAGGTGACGTCGCTGCCCAGCTCGGCGGCGATCGGGGCCAGCTCGTCGCGGGTGAGGTCGAGCTTCCACAGCGCCGACAGCCCGACCAGCGTGGCCGCGGCGTCGGCGCTGCCGCCCGCCATGCCCCCGGCGACCGGGATGCCCTTGCGCAGCACCAGCGTGACGTCGGGGTCGCGGCCCGCCTGCTCGGCCAGCCGCTGCACCGCGCGCCAGGCGAGGTTCGTCTCGTCGGCCGGCACCTCGCTGACGCCCTCGCCGAACACCTCGATGCCGGGCTCCCCCTGCGTCACGCTCACCTCGTCGAACAGGCTCACCGCGTGGAAGACCGTGACGAGGTCGTGGAAGCCGTCCTCGCGCACCGGGCCCACGGCCAGATGCAGGTTGATCTTGGCGGGGACCCGGACGGTGACCGGGGGTGGGACGGCGGACAGCACCCGTC contains these protein-coding regions:
- a CDS encoding ATP-binding cassette domain-containing protein, with product MESATHDPVIDVRGLVKTYGDTTALAGVDLTARAGSVLGLLGPNGSGKTTTVRILATLLRPDGGSASVLGHDVVADADAVRSRIGLTGQYAAVDEALTGRDNIVLVARLLDLSRADARRRATDLLDRFGLADAGGRRVRTYSGGMRRRLDLAISLIGRPDVLFLDEPTTGLDPRHRAEVWDTVRALAADGVTVLLTTQYLEEADQLADDLVVLDRGSVIAAGTPASLKSDVGGQRLHVRPLHRADLPAALAVVADLAPGHVPAADATGEITVAADRPDLLHRAGADLDRAGIAVAELGLRLPSLDDVFLTLTGRAAEEAAA
- a CDS encoding ATP-binding cassette domain-containing protein encodes the protein MIHARGLARSFRTRRGTVDAVSGVDIDVSPGELVGFLGPNGAGKSTTLRMLTTLIDPTAGTATVAGHDLLTEPVAVRRKIGYVGQNGGAGPDCRVGEELVLQGRLYGLSAADAARRAAELIHDLDLTGLDTRVVSTLSGGQRRRLDIAMGLMHLPTLLFLDEPSTGLDPQSRANLWGHIRGLHAEHGTTLFLTTHYLDEADALCDRILVIDQGRIVAEGTPDALKRRVSGDLVLVGTTDPARTAQLVERLGTELTVDGPSVRFRVDDGAAVLPGLLRELDAAGITMTSAEVRRPSLDDVFLTLTGRSLREDAPAAPEPVEARP
- a CDS encoding 4-(cytidine 5'-diphospho)-2-C-methyl-D-erythritol kinase is translated as MLSAVPPPVTVRVPAKINLHLAVGPVREDGFHDLVTVFHAVSLFDEVSVTQGEPGIEVFGEGVSEVPADETNLAWRAVQRLAEQAGRDPDVTLVLRKGIPVAGGMAGGSADAAATLVGLSALWKLDLTRDELAPIAAELGSDVTFALYGGTALGTGRGERIVPVLSRHPLHWVIALHRGGLSTPRVFGELDRLRGDAEPVDRPVEPVLEAIAGGDPRQLALSLGNDLQAAAVSMVPELRRTLRAGVDAGALAGIVSGSGPTCAFLCTSAEAAMEAAAELAGLGVCRTVRVAHGPVPGARVVEEPAPPTSWPSVRA
- a CDS encoding ABC transporter permease, translated to MTVATETWLIFQRSLRQSLRNPFWVVIGIVQPFLYLALFGPLLIPIVQSTPGFPPGDAWQVLVPALLIQLGLFGGLFVGFSILTEFKAGVVERMQVTPVSRVALLLGRALKETAVLLAQGVLLTVLAIPFGLRAPLGGVVVGLVLVAVLGFAASSASYALALRVKSEEAFVPIVQSVFLPLLLLSGILLPMSIAPAWLFALSRVNPFVYVVDATRAVFVGDLFSATALVGIAVALVLAAVSLLWGVRTFQRESA
- a CDS encoding ABC-F family ATP-binding cassette domain-containing protein, translating into MPPRQQNLVNLEAVTAHVPGDASRVLLDAVSLGVERGERVGVVGLNGGGKTTLLDIVTGVRAPDGGRVSRLGDLNLAHLVQGDALPKGARVRDVVLAAWEGAADHEWAADAKVRDVLDGLGIGDLDRTTDGLSGGEKRRVALAAALVGDPDLVVLDEPTNHLDVEGITWLAGHLISRRCAVLVVTHDRWFLDAVCTRTWEVANGRVESYLGGYADWIFARAERTRQADSAEAKRQNLARKELAWLRRGPPARTSKPRYRIEAAEALIADVPPPRNTVELLGFATNRLGRTVLELEDATAVVAGRTLLDRVTWRLGPGDRIGIVGVNGSGKTTLLRSLTGERPLDGGRLVTGTTVQLAELSQELVDLPKDMRVLEATEQVAKYVRLGKLELTASSVLERLGFPASRQWTPVGDLSGGERRRLQLTRLLMAEPNVLLLDEPTNDLDVDTLSRLEDLLDGWPGTLVVVSHDRYLLERACDTVVALFGDGKITHLPGGIEEYLARRARSGDQVNGLTAGPSAAAAPRPASSAADQRAARKELQRIERRMTALTQKQEKLHAALAEAATDPDRLQTLNAELKDVDAEIEGVEQAWLEAAELAEG
- a CDS encoding BTAD domain-containing putative transcriptional regulator, encoding MRIGLLGAVEAWPDAPGTAVPLPGLRVRGLLARLALDAGRPVGTAALVDDLWGEQPPDAAGNALQALVSRLRRAVGADLVGTEPGGYRLRIAPDAVDALRFDALAADPARLTEALALWRGPALADVRDLPFAAAAADRLDERRAAAVERRAALALGSGGPADLDALTAQLAAAPLRETTAALLARALHATGRQADALAVVDRTAARLADELGIDPGAELAAARMEVLRQAPARPRAAPPAGAPVSSFVGRDDDVRRVRTLLGTHRLVTLTGPGGAGKTRLSREAVDGEPHVRVAELAPLTGPEQLPATLLAAVGGPELQLRASDEAAAAVPDRLVAALTGRDTLLVLDNCEHLVHAAAALVDLLLPRCPALRVLATSREPLGVPGEVLHPVDALRGADAVRLFVDRAAAVRPGFALTPQVEPVVAEICRRLDGQPLPIELAAARIRTLSPAEIAERLADRFRLLTTGPRTAQPRHQTLRAVVDWSWDLLAEPERAVARRLGAFAGGATAATAERVCSGPDVPDVFDALASLVDKSLVVAVPQAEGPTRYRMLETIRVYAVERLDEAGERERAEAAHLAVVLELVEEAEPRLRGPGQLDRLARLRAEAEEIDVALRRTVAAGDSAAAHRLAAAMGWSWMIRGLLEEARRWFEAVHVLDGPAPAAARALVTGYLGISCVGGVESERGTALLADAIAIVDTLPEPRHPLLDLLGPGTDVFSGRGDDAIRRLSHEATDPWLRAFALQVRAVAAENDGRIDDQRRLLRAARALHASTGDRFGLGMAVHSLGELEEVAGDPVAAAAAYDEAIVLAEELGNDDRIDFLSRRAVLHASQGDRAAACATLRRAEDASDGSAPSRWTIAVSRAGIERLTGDVDAARAAVAVASAGLRQLEDEAGLAVAQRKAWVGALRAEIELTAGDPDAAQGPLADAVAAALEARDGPVSGMVAEVAARLLLAHGDAEGAALLLGVAHTQRGALDLGSADVLASLAQVDDVLGPAAAQEAQRRGRELPRDDGLAELERAVAAVGGTYVRRR
- a CDS encoding ABC transporter permease produces the protein MTTTSMTTTLEPAAPTTVVPTRRGSSTLRHGATLAWRGIVKTVHSPEALLDVTLQPVVFLLLFVYVFGGAIAGDPATYLQFALPGVLVQTVVFASAGTGVGLADDLKTGIFDRFRSLPISRSAPLLGAIGADLARYVTSGLVMLAFGALLGFRSDAGPLAFVAAMGLVMALAFALCWVFTALAMVVRDPRSVQGLGALIMLPITFGSSVFVPADTMPSWLRGFVEVNPVSKAADAVRGLLGGGPVLGPATATLVTSAVVVAVFAPLAVALYRRRT